A region from the Rheinheimera mangrovi genome encodes:
- a CDS encoding helix-turn-helix domain-containing protein, producing MLFRILRIILLGFIATLQTNRAIKHFKNKQTEMTKMLSVQSLPSAEEIALAKLSSQELSAVLEANGDVQNFNVVGKDGENHSVKLPASAVKLMIEVLTQLGQGNSVSITPIHAELTTQEAADMLNMSRPTFIKLLDSGELAHTRTGNRRKVAFVDVMKFKQEIDAKRLATLDELSALDQELNLGY from the coding sequence ATGTTGTTTCGAATATTGCGGATAATCCTTTTAGGCTTTATAGCCACTTTACAAACGAACAGAGCAATCAAACACTTTAAAAACAAACAAACAGAGATGACTAAAATGCTAAGTGTACAATCATTGCCAAGTGCTGAAGAAATCGCACTGGCAAAGTTAAGCAGCCAAGAGCTTTCCGCTGTACTTGAAGCGAATGGGGATGTACAAAATTTTAATGTGGTAGGAAAGGATGGTGAAAATCATTCAGTAAAACTTCCTGCCAGTGCAGTTAAATTAATGATCGAGGTGCTGACTCAGCTCGGTCAGGGTAACAGTGTAAGCATCACTCCCATTCATGCTGAATTGACCACGCAAGAGGCTGCAGACATGCTCAATATGTCTCGTCCCACCTTTATTAAATTGCTGGATTCCGGAGAGCTTGCTCATACCAGAACAGGCAATCGTCGTAAGGTTGCGTTTGTCGATGTCATGAAATTCAAGCAGGAAATTGATGCAAAACGCCTGGCGACTCTGGATGAACTGTCCGCACTCGATCAGGAGCTGAATTTGGGATATTAA
- a CDS encoding S46 family peptidase, producing the protein MKSVYLLSALALATSFASQADEGQWQPHQLAELQNELTAKGIEIPGKQLADLSQYPMNAIVSLGYCSASFVSPKGLVVTNHHCAYNAIQNNSTKDNNLIDKGFLAKTMAEELPAGPQERLYITEAVTDVTAQITGSLAADLSGKARYEAIEANRKALIKDCESDANYRCSVVSFHHGMEYFQIKQLMLQDVRLVYAPSESVGNYGGDIDNFEYPRHTGDYTFIRGYVGKDGKPAPYSVDNVPYSSKNFLKVNASGVRQGDGILLAGYPGQTSRYRLADEISFAADWQYPAMVKTYQQMINTIDSLGAADGDLKVKYASTVKGHNNRMKKLQGLLDGFKVTDIQAIKETQEKALLDWIKADAARAPYQQSIDALKQVIDAEQAFTQQTYYFEAAKRSDLLQAAMLLYRLAQENQKPDAEREMGFQQRDLKMIEGRLARMEKSFHPTMDIAIWSEQLAEYLAQPDAVRVAELDAALGLTAGMTQAQVAEKLTAFYPQSSLTSTDGRKAWLGKTPADFAQSSDPFIRIAVAISDKNLALEAQDKELKGQLSQVRPAYMQAIIAYNKAQGKPVYPDANSTLRITYGSVDGYPAKDGVYKTPFTSVKGLIAKRQADYPFNAPQKLVDAYQAGKTAGYFYADLAAQSKEPWFCGIFSCPKPEVKAFNSVPVNFLSSADTTGGNSGSAVMNGKGELVGLNFDSTYESITKDWYFNPEITRAIHVDIRYVLWMMHYVDNADNLLAEMEIVR; encoded by the coding sequence ATGAAATCTGTCTATCTGCTAAGCGCATTAGCGCTTGCCACCAGTTTTGCCAGTCAAGCCGACGAAGGCCAATGGCAGCCACATCAACTTGCTGAATTACAAAATGAATTAACAGCCAAAGGCATTGAAATACCAGGTAAACAGCTGGCCGATTTAAGCCAGTACCCGATGAACGCTATTGTAAGCTTGGGTTATTGCTCAGCCTCTTTTGTGTCGCCCAAAGGCCTGGTAGTGACCAACCACCACTGTGCATACAACGCGATACAGAATAACTCGACCAAAGACAATAACCTGATTGATAAAGGCTTTTTAGCCAAAACTATGGCTGAAGAGTTACCGGCAGGGCCACAGGAACGTTTGTATATCACTGAAGCTGTAACGGACGTGACTGCACAAATTACTGGATCTCTGGCTGCAGATTTATCGGGTAAGGCACGTTATGAAGCGATAGAAGCCAACCGCAAAGCGCTGATTAAAGACTGCGAAAGCGATGCAAACTACCGCTGCTCTGTGGTGAGTTTTCACCATGGTATGGAGTATTTCCAGATTAAACAGCTGATGCTGCAGGATGTGCGATTGGTGTATGCACCGTCAGAATCGGTCGGCAACTACGGTGGTGATATCGACAACTTCGAATACCCACGCCATACAGGCGATTACACCTTTATCCGCGGTTATGTTGGCAAAGACGGCAAACCAGCGCCTTATTCAGTGGATAACGTGCCTTACAGCAGCAAAAACTTCTTAAAAGTAAATGCCAGTGGTGTACGTCAGGGCGATGGTATTTTATTGGCAGGTTACCCTGGCCAAACCAGCCGCTACCGTTTAGCTGATGAAATCTCTTTTGCTGCCGACTGGCAATATCCAGCTATGGTTAAAACCTATCAGCAAATGATCAACACCATAGACAGCTTAGGTGCGGCTGACGGCGATCTAAAAGTGAAATACGCCTCTACCGTCAAAGGCCACAATAACCGCATGAAAAAACTGCAGGGCTTATTGGACGGTTTTAAAGTAACAGATATACAGGCCATTAAAGAGACTCAGGAAAAAGCCTTGCTGGACTGGATCAAAGCCGATGCAGCTCGCGCTCCGTACCAACAAAGCATTGATGCATTAAAGCAGGTAATAGACGCCGAACAGGCTTTTACCCAGCAAACCTATTACTTTGAAGCCGCCAAACGCAGCGATTTATTACAAGCTGCTATGTTGCTGTACCGCTTAGCGCAGGAAAACCAAAAGCCGGATGCAGAGCGGGAAATGGGCTTTCAGCAACGTGACTTAAAAATGATCGAAGGCCGTTTAGCCCGGATGGAAAAAAGCTTCCACCCAACTATGGATATCGCCATTTGGTCAGAACAGTTAGCAGAGTATTTAGCTCAGCCTGATGCAGTGCGTGTAGCCGAATTAGATGCCGCTTTAGGTTTAACGGCTGGTATGACACAAGCACAGGTAGCAGAAAAACTGACAGCGTTTTACCCACAAAGTAGCTTAACCAGTACTGATGGCCGTAAAGCCTGGCTGGGCAAAACACCTGCCGATTTTGCGCAAAGCTCAGATCCATTTATTCGTATAGCCGTGGCTATTTCTGACAAAAACCTGGCTTTAGAAGCTCAGGATAAAGAGTTAAAAGGCCAGTTGTCGCAAGTGCGCCCAGCTTATATGCAGGCCATTATTGCCTACAACAAAGCTCAGGGAAAACCAGTCTACCCTGATGCGAACAGCACGCTGCGTATCACTTATGGCTCTGTCGATGGTTATCCGGCCAAAGACGGTGTGTATAAAACACCATTTACTTCAGTGAAGGGCTTAATCGCCAAACGCCAGGCTGATTACCCTTTTAACGCACCACAAAAGCTGGTGGATGCCTATCAGGCAGGTAAAACTGCTGGCTACTTTTACGCCGACCTGGCAGCCCAAAGCAAAGAGCCATGGTTCTGTGGCATTTTCAGTTGCCCAAAACCTGAAGTAAAAGCCTTTAACTCAGTGCCGGTCAACTTCTTATCCAGCGCCGATACTACAGGTGGTAACTCAGGCTCAGCCGTAATGAACGGCAAAGGCGAATTAGTCGGCTTAAACTTCGACTCGACTTATGAATCGATCACCAAAGACTGGTACTTCAACCCGGAAATTACCCGAGCCATTCACGTCGATATCCGCTATGTGTTGTGGATGATGCACTACGTTGATAACGCTGATAATTTGTTGGCGGAAATGGAAATAGTAAGGTAA
- a CDS encoding RHS repeat-associated core domain-containing protein, whose product MNGRGYDYNLGRFLSVDPVIQSPGNSQSLNPYSYGMNNPLSGTDPTGYVWETAWDVVSIIYDVGKVTYGYATNNPVIVSEGLTDLAADSIAAVTPFVPAGSSKVARALDDGIDAVKNNGASKAMKGEGPDIGSQNVVSKKHPEPDGGFTADLSETKAKSRSGHSYAGNKQYHEKMKNDPEFRKEQEAKHGDDVYERTSTSGGGRRNPRNTEWDHNSKDPKKLDLRTKENHAAKTRTESKGGYAKFHKQKVTGTVRVSSKIESNRLKKLDEK is encoded by the coding sequence ATGAACGGACGGGGGTATGATTACAATTTGGGGCGGTTCTTGAGTGTTGATCCTGTGATTCAGAGTCCTGGTAACTCACAGAGTCTGAACCCGTACAGCTATGGAATGAACAATCCATTGTCTGGGACAGATCCAACGGGTTATGTGTGGGAAACAGCTTGGGATGTTGTTAGCATTATCTATGATGTAGGTAAGGTGACTTATGGATATGCTACAAACAATCCTGTGATTGTGTCCGAAGGGTTAACCGATTTAGCTGCTGATTCTATTGCTGCGGTAACGCCCTTTGTGCCAGCTGGTTCATCGAAAGTTGCTAGAGCTTTAGATGATGGAATTGATGCAGTCAAAAATAATGGCGCATCCAAAGCGATGAAAGGTGAAGGACCTGACATAGGATCGCAAAATGTAGTTTCTAAAAAACATCCAGAGCCGGATGGTGGATTTACCGCAGATTTGAGTGAGACTAAGGCTAAAAGCAGGTCTGGTCACTCATATGCTGGGAATAAGCAGTATCATGAAAAGATGAAAAATGATCCTGAGTTCAGAAAAGAGCAAGAAGCTAAGCACGGTGATGATGTCTACGAACGAACCAGTACCTCAGGTGGAGGGCGAAGAAACCCTCGAAATACTGAATGGGATCATAATAGCAAAGACCCCAAAAAATTGGACTTGAGAACTAAAGAAAATCATGCTGCGAAGACCAGAACAGAAAGTAAAGGTGGCTATGCCAAGTTTCATAAGCAAAAAGTCACGGGAACTGTAAGGGTTTCTAGCAAGATAGAAAGTAATCGATTGAAGAAATTAGATGAAAAATAA
- a CDS encoding DUF4272 domain-containing protein, which produces MKNSNLIRLKTKEKLIKHGIPLHPHLPLISGCLEKNSEDIARRIVGLYVMLGLARDADPDLLWNWLEENEFLSFLSKDEMNILQKEQLSQEDINVCSWKQESIYVLCWFVGLAEDLPHLDVESELDEMFSKLPPEISFDELIESFSYRENDELLLALDFYYCLNAAIRHPEIWDDESKLKNIKFAAVEERRRAMEWLIAKENNWDQIALDT; this is translated from the coding sequence ATGAAAAATTCAAATTTAATTCGATTAAAGACCAAAGAAAAACTTATTAAACATGGAATACCATTACACCCACATCTTCCATTAATTAGTGGCTGTCTAGAGAAAAACTCAGAAGACATAGCAAGAAGGATTGTAGGTCTATATGTGATGTTAGGATTGGCTCGGGATGCCGATCCAGATTTGTTATGGAATTGGCTTGAGGAAAATGAATTTCTTAGCTTTCTTAGTAAAGATGAAATGAATATTTTACAGAAAGAGCAATTATCTCAGGAAGATATAAATGTCTGTTCTTGGAAACAAGAATCTATTTATGTTTTATGCTGGTTTGTTGGTCTTGCGGAGGATCTACCACATCTGGATGTTGAATCTGAACTCGATGAAATGTTTTCAAAGCTTCCACCTGAAATATCATTTGATGAGTTGATTGAATCATTTTCATACCGAGAAAACGATGAGTTACTCTTGGCGTTGGACTTTTATTATTGTCTAAATGCAGCCATCAGGCACCCTGAAATATGGGATGATGAGAGCAAACTGAAAAATATAAAGTTTGCTGCGGTAGAGGAAAGGCGGCGGGCCATGGAGTGGTTGATTGCAAAAGAAAATAATTGGGATCAAATTGCTTTAGATACATAA
- a CDS encoding PIN domain-containing protein, whose protein sequence is MNRHAPDCVVEGYQQFVNGIELPDDDDRHVVAAAIKGQAEGIITFNLKDFPQQSLAPLGLTAIHPDVFLADMFELDPSRAILAAQRQRNSLKNPPMTAEEYLDSLQRQKLPTLVSKLRQFEMIL, encoded by the coding sequence ATGAACAGGCATGCGCCGGATTGTGTTGTTGAAGGTTACCAGCAGTTTGTAAACGGTATTGAGTTACCTGACGATGACGACCGGCATGTGGTTGCAGCGGCAATCAAGGGACAGGCTGAGGGCATTATTACCTTTAATCTTAAAGATTTTCCGCAACAGAGCCTTGCTCCTCTTGGTCTGACGGCCATTCACCCGGATGTATTTCTGGCTGATATGTTTGAACTCGACCCGAGCAGAGCAATTTTGGCTGCACAACGCCAAAGAAACTCGCTGAAGAACCCACCCATGACAGCAGAAGAATACCTGGACTCGTTGCAACGCCAGAAGCTGCCAACACTGGTATCCAAACTACGTCAATTTGAAATGATACTGTAA